A single region of the Chryseobacterium culicis genome encodes:
- a CDS encoding S9 family peptidase, whose translation MKLKYSLLALAAPLLMNAQQVMTPEILWTLKKVGVQAVSPDQGSLIYKVGQVDLKTEKTKNENYFLNVLNHQSSKIDFGKKALIQWDKNGIYAQEGDKIYLSKDAGKTWTEFYTIGEADNVVISPDGKKIAFSKQVLVEKVMGKDKFSDTPKTTAQVYTDLNHRHWDYFNEGKYNHVFVVNTADKVEGAKDLLEGKTWDSPQRPFGGAEDFIWSPDSAQLLYVTKPKSGKEYATSTNTDIFAYDLASGITKNLTESNKGYDLNPKFSPDGKSLIWQSMARDGYEADKNDVKILDWKSGKTTNLTSGWDESVSGDVLWGADSKTIYFTAAFRGTKQLFSLDSKSAKVQQITKGDFDVNEIFTDNKSSLLVGRTDVNHATELFSVNVKNGEMKQVTEANKDTYAKLAQGKSELKMVKTSDGKEMGVWFHYPPNFDPNKKYPTLVYCQGGPQSALTQYFSVRWNFALMTANDYIVVAPNRRGMPGWGTKWNEDISKDWGGQPMRDYLAATDFAKTLPYVDGDRVAAVGASYGGYSVFMLAGIHENRFKTFIAHDGLFDMKSWYLTTEELWFANWDLGSPWEKPLPKAYTEFNPSNFVEKWNKPIMIVQGGIDFRVPYEQGQEAFQAAKLRGLKSKLVYFPNENHWVLHPQNGLVWQREFFDWLKETL comes from the coding sequence ATGAAACTTAAGTACAGTCTGCTGGCTTTGGCAGCTCCGCTTTTAATGAATGCACAACAAGTAATGACGCCTGAAATTCTTTGGACTTTGAAAAAAGTTGGGGTACAGGCAGTTTCACCAGATCAGGGTTCCCTTATCTATAAAGTAGGGCAGGTAGATCTGAAAACAGAGAAAACGAAAAATGAGAACTATTTTCTGAATGTTCTTAATCATCAGTCTTCTAAAATTGATTTCGGTAAAAAAGCCCTTATTCAATGGGATAAAAACGGAATTTATGCTCAGGAAGGAGATAAAATCTATCTTTCTAAAGATGCCGGAAAAACCTGGACAGAATTTTATACGATTGGTGAGGCTGATAACGTTGTAATTTCTCCGGATGGGAAGAAAATTGCTTTCAGCAAGCAGGTATTGGTAGAAAAAGTGATGGGGAAAGATAAATTCAGTGATACTCCTAAAACTACTGCTCAGGTTTACACAGATCTGAACCACAGACACTGGGATTATTTCAATGAAGGAAAATATAACCATGTATTTGTAGTGAATACTGCTGATAAAGTAGAAGGAGCAAAAGATCTTTTGGAAGGAAAAACCTGGGATTCTCCTCAGAGACCTTTTGGAGGTGCTGAAGATTTTATCTGGAGCCCGGATTCTGCACAGCTTTTATATGTTACAAAGCCTAAAAGCGGAAAAGAGTACGCTACAAGTACCAATACAGATATCTTTGCTTACGATTTAGCTTCAGGTATCACCAAAAACCTTACAGAATCAAACAAAGGATATGATCTTAATCCAAAATTCAGCCCGGATGGAAAATCTTTGATCTGGCAGAGCATGGCCAGAGATGGATATGAAGCAGATAAAAATGATGTGAAAATTCTGGACTGGAAGTCTGGGAAGACCACGAATCTTACTTCTGGCTGGGACGAAAGTGTTTCCGGAGATGTACTTTGGGGAGCAGATTCAAAAACAATCTACTTTACGGCTGCATTCAGAGGAACAAAACAACTTTTCTCACTGGATTCCAAATCAGCAAAAGTACAGCAGATTACCAAAGGAGATTTTGACGTTAATGAAATCTTTACAGATAATAAATCTTCACTTTTAGTAGGAAGAACAGATGTAAACCATGCCACAGAATTGTTCTCTGTAAACGTTAAAAACGGAGAAATGAAGCAGGTGACTGAAGCTAATAAAGATACTTATGCTAAGCTAGCTCAAGGGAAATCTGAACTTAAAATGGTGAAAACCTCAGATGGAAAGGAAATGGGAGTTTGGTTCCACTATCCACCGAACTTTGATCCTAATAAAAAATATCCAACATTGGTGTATTGTCAGGGAGGACCACAATCTGCATTGACGCAATATTTCAGCGTAAGATGGAACTTTGCTTTAATGACAGCTAATGATTATATCGTGGTAGCACCAAACAGAAGAGGAATGCCAGGATGGGGAACAAAATGGAATGAAGATATTTCAAAAGATTGGGGTGGACAGCCGATGAGAGATTATCTGGCAGCAACAGATTTTGCGAAAACTTTACCTTATGTAGACGGTGACAGAGTAGCGGCTGTAGGAGCAAGCTACGGAGGATACAGTGTATTTATGCTGGCAGGAATCCATGAAAACAGATTCAAGACCTTCATCGCTCATGACGGATTATTTGATATGAAGTCATGGTATCTGACTACGGAAGAACTTTGGTTTGCAAACTGGGATCTTGGTTCTCCATGGGAGAAACCGCTTCCAAAAGCGTATACAGAATTCAACCCAAGCAATTTTGTAGAAAAATGGAATAAGCCTATCATGATCGTTCAGGGAGGAATTGATTTCCGTGTTCCTTATGAGCAGGGTCAGGAAGCTTTCCAGGCAGCAAAATTAAGAGGATTGAAATCTAAACTGGTTTACTTCCCGAATGAAAACCACTGGGTACTTCATCCACAAAACGGATTGGTATGGCAGAGAGAATTCTTTGATTGGCTGAAGGAAACTTTATAA
- a CDS encoding FN3 associated domain-containing protein, which translates to MKKFLLFSSIFVSCFFFSQLTISPVGTHYYNPYQATLSGNGTIYYTTDGSTPTLTSSSATNNVQVLIDQNKEIKAFLVNGQGNTSTIISKKYYTGNIPEAVIYFKAPSAWTAGSCIMIDMVAPNSIDGQVIDTLWPGIAMQPAGCESWYKITRNFESAQVSFNNCFLFENFPQAITTNLIPMGSTLYYDFTDGVITTPPSCLFLASHEMQSKSNNVLIKVYPNPVSDILKVNTDRNFQEYEIIDGNGRMVVKNQFVKKISIHQLIAGNYFLKLKDLKGDLVLLKFIKK; encoded by the coding sequence ATGAAAAAATTTCTCCTTTTTTCTTCAATTTTTGTGTCTTGTTTCTTTTTTTCACAGCTGACGATAAGTCCCGTTGGCACTCATTATTATAATCCATATCAGGCTACTCTTTCAGGCAACGGAACTATTTATTATACTACGGACGGAAGCACACCGACACTAACTTCCAGCTCAGCAACCAACAACGTACAGGTTCTTATTGATCAGAATAAAGAAATCAAGGCTTTTCTTGTTAACGGACAGGGAAATACCTCTACCATCATCAGTAAAAAATACTATACAGGAAATATACCTGAAGCTGTTATTTATTTTAAAGCTCCTTCTGCATGGACAGCCGGAAGCTGTATAATGATCGATATGGTAGCTCCAAATTCCATTGACGGACAAGTTATTGATACTTTGTGGCCCGGAATAGCAATGCAGCCGGCAGGATGTGAATCCTGGTACAAGATTACCAGAAATTTTGAAAGTGCTCAGGTAAGTTTTAATAATTGTTTTCTCTTTGAAAACTTTCCACAAGCAATCACTACGAATTTAATTCCGATGGGAAGCACTTTATATTATGATTTTACAGACGGAGTAATAACAACTCCGCCATCATGCTTATTTTTAGCGAGTCATGAAATGCAGTCAAAAAGCAACAATGTTTTAATCAAAGTTTACCCAAATCCGGTTTCAGATATTTTAAAAGTAAATACCGACCGGAACTTTCAGGAATATGAGATCATAGATGGAAATGGAAGAATGGTTGTAAAAAATCAGTTTGTAAAAAAAATTTCTATTCATCAACTTATTGCAGGAAATTATTTTCTAAAACTGAAAGATTTAAAGGGAGATCTGGTATTGCTGAAGTTTATTAAAAAATAG
- a CDS encoding phage holin family protein — MNLIIRLFVTAIVAYLLTKILPGVHFEGFSSAIIFAIVLGVLNIFVKPILSLFGLPLTILTLGFFALVINAGIILIADYFIDSMVVDGFWWAFIFSILLSIVTSLANSMFSDGE, encoded by the coding sequence ATGAACTTAATTATCCGATTATTTGTAACAGCAATTGTAGCTTATCTTTTAACAAAAATTTTACCGGGAGTACATTTTGAAGGATTTTCTTCAGCGATCATCTTTGCGATTGTACTTGGGGTTCTTAACATATTTGTAAAGCCTATTTTAAGTCTGTTCGGCCTTCCGTTAACGATCCTTACCTTAGGGTTCTTTGCCCTTGTAATTAATGCAGGGATTATCCTGATTGCAGATTATTTCATAGACAGCATGGTGGTAGATGGTTTCTGGTGGGCATTTATATTCAGTATATTATTGTCAATCGTAACCTCTCTGGCGAACTCAATGTTCTCAGATGGAGAGTAA
- a CDS encoding PaaI family thioesterase — MTPEKRKLITDSFNRSETLKFYKAELLGVETDFISMKIPKMEMMTRKAGMFNGAMIASLVDVSSGYAAVSHYPEDCYVVTVELKVNYLRPAMGDALVSKSYVIKGGGKIVVVRTEIYVQTEGSDSESHVATSLVTMMKIK; from the coding sequence ATGACACCAGAGAAAAGAAAACTCATCACAGACAGCTTCAACCGTTCGGAAACCTTGAAATTCTACAAAGCAGAACTGCTGGGAGTAGAAACCGATTTTATATCCATGAAGATTCCTAAAATGGAAATGATGACCAGAAAAGCAGGAATGTTTAACGGAGCAATGATCGCTTCTTTGGTTGATGTTTCTTCAGGATATGCCGCTGTGAGCCATTATCCGGAAGATTGCTATGTAGTGACCGTTGAGTTGAAAGTGAATTATCTTCGTCCTGCGATGGGTGATGCTTTGGTTTCAAAATCTTACGTTATCAAAGGTGGAGGTAAAATTGTTGTTGTGAGAACGGAAATTTATGTTCAGACTGAAGGTTCGGACTCGGAAAGTCATGTAGCAACCTCATTAGTCACCATGATGAAAATAAAATAA
- a CDS encoding helix-turn-helix domain-containing protein, which yields MLNDYKKHELFGKPLLQKIDLKAPFRSDFPVSEQACFLYVIKGEFQYKTAEQEFTISANYSLFLNCISSGKYIQNSESEEHCEIVIVTFYPDILKRIYDRELPVLLQKPANMVSNQSNEKINNDFLIQKYVEGLLFYFENPYLVNEDILILKLKEIMLLLAQSQNAKAIQLILSQLFSPTTYSFKQIIEANLFSQLTIEQLAEQSNLSLSSFKREFNKLYNDTPANYIRNKKLEKAAELLLVSDERITDIAFECGFNDLATFTKNFSDKYRVTPSNYRQEQKGK from the coding sequence ATGCTGAATGATTACAAAAAACACGAACTGTTTGGAAAACCTTTATTACAGAAGATTGATCTTAAAGCGCCATTCAGATCTGATTTCCCGGTTTCTGAGCAGGCTTGTTTTCTGTATGTTATTAAAGGAGAATTTCAATATAAAACAGCAGAACAGGAGTTTACTATTTCGGCTAATTATTCGCTGTTTCTTAATTGTATCAGCTCCGGAAAGTATATTCAAAACTCAGAATCGGAGGAGCATTGTGAAATCGTCATCGTTACTTTCTATCCGGATATTCTGAAAAGAATCTATGACAGAGAGCTGCCTGTATTGCTGCAAAAACCTGCAAATATGGTCTCGAACCAATCCAATGAGAAAATAAATAATGATTTTCTGATTCAAAAATATGTAGAAGGACTGCTCTTCTATTTTGAAAATCCTTACCTCGTTAATGAAGATATATTAATTCTTAAATTAAAAGAAATTATGTTGTTGCTGGCTCAATCCCAGAATGCTAAAGCTATTCAGCTGATCCTGTCACAACTGTTTTCTCCCACAACTTATTCTTTCAAGCAGATCATTGAGGCTAATTTATTTTCACAGCTCACCATTGAACAACTTGCGGAGCAAAGCAATCTGAGCCTATCATCCTTCAAAAGAGAATTCAACAAGTTATATAATGATACGCCCGCCAACTATATAAGAAACAAAAAGCTGGAAAAAGCGGCCGAACTGCTTTTAGTATCAGATGAACGGATTACTGATATTGCATTCGAATGTGGATTCAATGATCTGGCTACTTTTACAAAAAACTTCAGTGATAAATATCGTGTCACTCCTTCAAATTACCGCCAGGAACAAAAGGGGAAATAA
- a CDS encoding type IA DNA topoisomerase has translation MKLCIAEKPSVARDIAKVLGATTPKQGYMEGNGYCVTWTFGHLCTLKEPHDYGPQFKSWNLFSLPIIPNSFGIKLIPNKGVENQFKVIERLVEECDEVINCGDAGQEGELIQRWVLQKAKCNKPIQRLWISSLTEDAIKEGFASLKPAEDYKNLYLAGNARAIGDWLLGINATRLFTKKFGGNKAVLSIGRVQTPTLAMLVQRQKEIDAFTTEEYWELKTKYRDVLFNAAIDRLKTLERAEKGLEYLKVNPFEIVSFEIKEGKEKNPRLFDLTGLQVEANKKYGYSAENTLNYIQSLYEKKHVTYPRVDTTYLSESLYPKITGILQKMYPYQELIAPLLEAPIPKSKAVFDDTKVTDHHAIIPTEIPPSQNLSREEKLIYDLIAKRFIAVFYPECKISNTLVEGKVGTIPFKTSGRQVLEAGWRAVYAKEPKEETADKDKEEEQTIPEFIVGETGPHDPMIHQGKTTPPKPYTEATLLRAMETAGKQVEDEELREMLKNNGIGRPSTRANIIETLFKRKYIEKKRKNLIATQTGIQLIDTIEDELLKSPELTGEWESKLRKIEKGEYEANMFKEELIQMVTELTEKVVYGKGKVITLQEEEKEEVKEKKKREPAQKKELQSWEETKCPKCKEHNLIKGKTAVGCSDFKNCGFKITFEIFGKKLSDKQLLDLVLKGKTSKLKGFTTHPENLAEGVLTLSDDFQVQLG, from the coding sequence ATGAAATTATGTATTGCCGAGAAACCCAGTGTTGCCAGAGATATCGCCAAAGTATTGGGCGCTACCACGCCTAAACAAGGCTATATGGAAGGAAACGGCTATTGCGTGACATGGACGTTCGGACACCTTTGTACCTTGAAAGAACCTCATGACTACGGCCCACAGTTCAAATCATGGAACCTCTTTTCACTACCCATTATTCCCAATAGTTTTGGAATCAAGTTGATCCCGAATAAAGGCGTTGAAAATCAGTTTAAAGTGATTGAAAGATTGGTCGAAGAATGTGATGAGGTCATCAACTGCGGGGATGCCGGGCAGGAGGGAGAACTCATCCAGCGTTGGGTATTGCAGAAAGCGAAATGCAACAAACCTATCCAGCGTTTATGGATATCTTCATTGACGGAAGATGCTATTAAAGAAGGGTTTGCCAGCTTAAAACCTGCGGAAGATTATAAAAATCTGTATCTGGCCGGAAATGCCAGAGCTATCGGAGACTGGCTGTTGGGAATCAATGCTACCAGGCTTTTTACTAAGAAATTTGGAGGAAATAAAGCCGTTCTTTCTATTGGAAGGGTACAGACTCCTACATTGGCCATGCTGGTGCAGCGTCAGAAAGAAATTGATGCTTTTACCACAGAAGAGTATTGGGAACTGAAAACCAAATATCGTGACGTTCTTTTCAATGCAGCGATTGACCGTTTAAAAACGTTGGAACGTGCTGAGAAAGGACTGGAATATCTTAAAGTCAATCCATTTGAGATCGTTTCTTTCGAAATTAAAGAAGGGAAAGAAAAAAATCCACGACTTTTCGACCTGACCGGACTTCAGGTAGAAGCCAATAAAAAATACGGTTATTCAGCAGAAAATACCCTGAATTATATCCAAAGTCTTTATGAAAAGAAGCACGTAACCTATCCACGTGTTGATACCACCTATCTATCCGAGAGTTTATATCCGAAAATAACAGGGATTCTTCAGAAAATGTATCCTTATCAGGAGCTGATTGCTCCGTTACTGGAAGCTCCGATTCCAAAATCAAAGGCTGTTTTCGATGATACAAAAGTAACCGATCACCATGCGATCATTCCTACGGAAATTCCACCTTCTCAAAATCTGAGCAGGGAAGAAAAACTGATTTATGATCTGATTGCCAAACGTTTCATTGCCGTTTTCTATCCGGAATGTAAAATTTCAAATACATTGGTGGAAGGAAAAGTAGGAACGATTCCTTTTAAAACCAGTGGAAGACAGGTGCTTGAAGCAGGATGGAGAGCTGTTTATGCCAAAGAGCCTAAGGAAGAAACTGCTGATAAGGACAAAGAAGAAGAACAAACCATTCCTGAATTTATCGTAGGAGAAACCGGACCGCACGATCCTATGATTCACCAGGGAAAAACAACACCTCCAAAGCCTTATACCGAAGCAACCTTGCTGAGAGCCATGGAAACTGCCGGAAAACAGGTAGAAGATGAAGAGTTGCGTGAAATGCTGAAGAACAACGGAATCGGAAGACCATCCACCCGTGCCAACATCATTGAAACCCTTTTCAAAAGAAAATACATCGAGAAAAAAAGAAAAAACCTCATCGCTACCCAAACCGGAATTCAGTTGATTGACACCATCGAAGATGAGCTGTTAAAAAGTCCGGAACTGACTGGTGAATGGGAATCCAAACTTCGTAAAATTGAAAAAGGAGAGTATGAAGCCAACATGTTCAAAGAAGAACTGATTCAGATGGTTACCGAACTTACTGAAAAAGTGGTATATGGGAAAGGAAAAGTGATTACCCTTCAGGAAGAAGAAAAAGAAGAAGTAAAGGAAAAGAAAAAAAGAGAACCTGCACAGAAAAAAGAACTTCAGTCCTGGGAAGAAACGAAATGCCCGAAATGCAAAGAACACAACCTGATCAAAGGAAAAACAGCAGTAGGATGTTCTGATTTTAAAAACTGTGGATTCAAAATTACCTTTGAAATTTTTGGTAAAAAATTGTCTGATAAACAGCTTTTAGACCTTGTATTAAAAGGGAAAACTTCAAAATTGAAAGGCTTTACCACACATCCGGAAAATCTTGCAGAAGGTGTTTTAACTTTGAGTGATGATTTTCAGGTGCAACTTGGTTAA